The sequence TGACCGTGATGGTGATGTTGTACTTGGCTCTGCTCTCTCTGTCCAGTGCTTTTTCAGAAACTAGAGTGAAAAAGTTTTTGAAGGTGGGTTTCAAGATAAAAGGGAGGTCATCTTGAATAGAGCAAAGGATCCTTCCATTTTCCCCAGAGTCTTGATCTCGGACACTAAAAAGAGCCACGAGGGTCTCTGATGCATTCTCTGGTATTGTGTTTGTAATTGATGAAATGGTTATTTCTGGTGGGTTGTCATTTATATCTAATACTTTAACTAGAAGCGTGCATTTTTCAGAGAGACCTCCACCATCTGTTGCCTGAATATTTATAGAATAGGACTGTATTATTTCAAAATCCAGATGTGATCTCAAATTAACTTCCCCAGATATTGAGTTGATTTCAAAGGTTTTACGAATATCTTCTGAAGCGTGGAAAAATGTGTACCATAttttcccataatttcctgtatctaAATCCTTAGCAGAGATGGTGATAATCCAGGagccaatgggtgtatcctcctgGACCTGCACTTCATAGAGACTTTGGACAAACTCAGGGGCATTATCATTGATGTCCAAAACTTTGATGAGAACCAAAGTTGTCCCAGACCTGGGTGGAGATCCACCATCCAGTGCTGTGAGTGTCAATGTAAGCTCAGGTGCCTCCTCATGGTCTAATGCTCTATCTAGCACCAGTTCTGgatatatctttccatcttcattGTCTTGAATTTTAATGTAGAAATGAGAATTTGGGCTAATTGTGTAGTTTTGGAGACTGTTGCTTCCTACATCCAAATCCTGAGCACTTTCTATTAAGAATGTGGATCCAATAGTAGCACTTTCTGATATTTTAATCAGTATTTCCTTGTCCAGAAATGTAGGGGAGTGATCATTTATATCTCTGACATGCAGTTCAGCCCGAAAAAACTGTAAGGGGTTTTCTAATACCACTTGAAAATGCAGCACACAGGGCTCAGTAGAGCCACACAGCTCTTCTCTATCCAGTTTCTTATTTAAGAGTAAATCTCCCGTCCTCAAATCAAGGTACAAATGCTTTTCGTTATCATCAGACACTACCCGAGCCTCCCGTGAGGACATCTCCTCTACCTCTAACCCTAGGTCTCTTGCCAAATTAGTCACAAAAGAGCCAATTTCTGTTTCCTCTGCCACAAAATAGCGTGTGGATTCAGTATCTGCCCATGACAATCCCAGCAAAACAAAGAAAACCAGGACTTGCCTTTTCCGTAGAGTGCATGCCCCTCTGATCCCCATGATTCCTTCAGGCaatctttttttgtgtggaataATATTAAGTTCAGTCctaattttggaagccaaagcacTGATATTTCAATAGGAATACCCCTGGAAAATATATAGCCTTCCAGCAGTTCTGTAAGTGAAGCTGCTTCAATACCTCTGAGTGGGTTCGATGGTCTCTGTCTCCTAAATAATGGAGCCCACAGTGCTAGCTGTGTATTGTTTTCATCTTATCCTGTAGCGCCACCATGTGTCTCTAGAATTTTTTTCCATTGAGAAAATTTCCTCTTTGAAAaagaaatttgtgaatacatctgGAGTATTCAAAAACCAATCCCATATATCACATATTTTTCCTTTCAAATACTTCATTAAGTATCTATAACAGAAAAggccttttaaaatattattataacatccctatcacaataaaaatatttagcaGTAATTCTTTGATATAATTTATACTTGGACTCTGATTTCCCCCAGTTCTCACCAAAAtgtcttttgtttttggtttgaATCATAATCCAAACAAGATTCATATTCTGCATTAAATTATCACTGCTTTGAATGCTTGATACATGAATCTCTTAAAATGtcctgaactgaagaaataatatttttattcaggTAACATCTTAAATAGTTACAAATATACACTGTGTGCAATTCTTGTCACTATTTGCTAAGTTCAGTCAATTATAGTTAGTAGCATAttagtttttttcatatatatcagGAAAAAGATCACACAAAATTTATTACATGCCCAAGGCATGGAAGTATAAGATTCTGAACTTTTACATTTAACATGTAAGATCATGTACAAATAAGATAACTTTTGTTTCTATGGAGCTCAAAGGCTAAaaactggcagtaattaaaatgtGTTACAATGATGCAGGTTAATtataatatagaaatatatagAAGGGATATGTATTTATGTACCATGGGAACTGCATAGGACCATAGTGTCAGCATTAGAATTCTGCTTGTGCCACTCACTCTATGCAAACATGGGCCAACTTTCTGTTTTCTTATGTATAAAACAGGTCACTAATAGTATTTATTAGTGCCCTAGGATTATCATAGGGATATAAAGAGTTAACATTTACACATTAATCATATGTGCTGGTTAAgtgttaaattaattaaaatattggATTGGGGTTCAACTCAGTGGAAAGACATGTGCTTTAAATGCACAGTGCAATCCAGGGTTGAATTTCAgcaccccaaaataaaataagacaaaataattaaaatctaaaCCAAATATTTCATTTGTGTACAGATTTCTACCCCagaattattccctaaacaatatagtataataactatttttacagcatttatattgtattataatctaacaatgatttaaagtatacaaagGGATGtgaataggttatatgcaaatactgctCTATTTTATAAAAACTTTAGTATTTGTTGATTTTGATGTCCATAGAATTAAAAAACCTTTCTCTCACAGTTACCCGGATGACTGTATATGGAGAGTTCTAGGATAACCAAGCAAAGTGTCAAGTGTTAAAATTGTCAAGTAAGAAAAAAAGAGCTTCACTCAGCACTCTGAGAAATCCCTTAATTTagaggagagaagaaaagaagtatctttttttttaaagagagagggagagagagagagagaattttaatatttatcttttagttatcggcatacacaacatctttgtttgtatgtggtgctgagaattgaacccgggccgcatgcatgccaggcgagcacgctaccgcttgagccacatccccagccccgaaaagAAGTATCTTAATTGACAGGGAGGGCCCAGAGTTCCATCGTGAAAATAAAagcaagaaaatgaggaagagtaAGCAGTAGCAAATGCTTTGGAAAAATCAAGAGAAAGGCAAGTATTAAAACTGCCTATTGGATTTAAGACGGTGATCACTGTGGATTTCTGCTAAaatttgtacttcttttcttcTGTAGTAATAGAAATGTACACATGACCACTAGATACCTGTCCCAGCATCTCTTGTATTTGGTATGGCCGAGTGAACTCTCTCACATATGGATTGTGAGCATAATTTCTTTTCACTTCCAGATCTGGATGTGCCTCTTCCCTCCAAGCTAGCTATAGAACACATATATGGTAGTGACAGTCATGCAGGTTATGACATTCCCAAAGGGAATGTTGGAACAGTTACTTAGAAATAAACTTGATTCCAGAAGGACTGTTAGGAGCAAAGTTGCCATATATATTTCtaatcatgtacattggaaatgtCACACGAAAGagacatataaattttataagcTATTGCATAATCACATCTCTTAAAATAAATCTGTGGTAGCATTTACAATAGCATTTTCAGTAAAGTGGTTGCAGTGCAAGGTAAGATTGCCCTTGGTTGAAAAGTATGAGAAATGAGGAATCAAAAATGAGGGTAGATAAAACTTTAAGGAAATAAAAGGCTGTGGGTGGAAGAAAAAGCTTGGTAAACTAGAAAATTTAACTTAATAGTTTAAGACCAGAAAATGAACAAATTTAAAATGATGATGTGTAACATTCAGTAGAGATTGAGAAAATTAAGATACAGAAGATCAAGTCCATATGAGGCCCCTAGAAGGTGAATATAGGAAGAGATTGTATTTAGGTGGGAGGGAACTCAGTAGGACAATGGTGTTGGTACAGATGTTGTCAAAGGTGTAGACTTGGGGACAGGAAATGATAATTTCCATCTGATggagtttatttttctttaaggtaTTAGGCAAAGTCTAAAGTAAGTAGATTTTAAGAGAAAGTTGATTAGCAAAATTGTAAAAGGATTTACTGGTCTCAAAAGCCCAATTAGACTTGGATATGATATATTTATAGTGGCAATGGTATGACAATTTTTATCTTATAGAGTGCAGCAGCCCAGGTGTAAGAGAGGGGAAAGGAGACAATTATATTCATCTAGTGTGAAGTTTCATCAAGTGATTTTTGTGAGGGGAAATTTAATAACAGAATGAAGGATATAGGCATGAGAGTAAAAAGAAATGGTAAACATGGGGATTGGCTGTATAGAAAAGGAATTTAAAACCAGAGGAGGGTGATTGCTTGCtctctcacacacaaacacatcttCACAGActctttttattctctttgatCACACATTTTGCTAATCTATGTTTTCATTCCTCCACAGTCTTTGGAATTCTTGGGAAACTCAAACATAGGggctttcccccctttactgttttTTAGTCAGATCATTAAAGGCAAGAATGGTTAGTTGGTCCCTAAATAAACATAAGACAAAACTTCCTCTTACAATGCTTTgaatttctaatttaaaattaaaacccaaccagcagtttgggaggctgaggtagaaggatcactaGTTTAagtctagcctcagcaatttgttgaggccctaaacaatttggtgagaccctatctaaaaattaaaaaaataaaataaaaaagagctgggggtgtggttcagtggttaagtatccctgggttcaatcccttgtaccaaaaataaataaataaaataaatttaaacccaaagGGTTATCTTTCAATAATTCTCAATGCTCCATATGTATCATACTTTTTTTTAGTGCTGGGAATGGAATTCAGGGCCCCATACATCCTAGCCAAGCTCTGAGCTACGTCCCTAGCCCTATATCACACTTTTATATCTCTAAGAAAAGTGCTTATCAAACTCTGGATTGCTACCCCTTAGTAAGCCAATTTCATGACCACACTGAAAGCTTAAAACAATGGAACAGAAAGACTAAGAATTgtttataaaacatttatttgTAATATATCAATGTTGATGACACATGCAACCTAATTTTACTATTGCTGGGGAAGAAATTGAAAATAAGTACTCAGTATATGTACATTAAACTTAAGGAGAACACaggggaaaaatacacattagcaCAGAAACCCACTTTATACTCTTGCAAATTCTCAGGTTCCTGAATTCAACTGGGTTGAATCCTGGCTTTGTAACATTAATGAGACATCTGGAAAATTATAGCTTCATATTTGAAGATTATATGAGTGGCCACAATATCAGTGTACCTTCACAATCCTTTTCCAGGATGAATAagccttcttccttcttttcctcttcctcctacttatttgattttgtttctctttaaaaaatttggggaatcaaacccagggctttaccactgagctagctATACCCCTATCTCCATCTCTTCTGGCCTCTTATAACTAGATTTTTAGATTAAAATTTTCTATCATACTACATGATTTTTCAAAGTGTTTTTAATAGtaataaagattttaaaatgttaactaaaatgttttaatttaagaaACATGATATTTGTGACTAGTAACCATTATTAAACCACAAGAAAACTACAAAAAGAAGAGTCTAATGAAGAAATTTTTTAACTACTTCCAAAGTGACCTGATTCATTTTACCATAAACATAAGTGTGTGAGAAACTTTAACTGGAGAGAGGGATATGGGCaaaaagtgactttttttttaatgtaaagagatttaaaaattaaGACCTCCTGGGTTAGAGAATAAATCCAATTATGACTACATAAACATTTTCataaaagcaaggatgaaaaacACAATAAAAAGAACATTACTACAATTTAAAGTGCATGCAAATTGAGGGAAATAAACATTCGCATGTGCCACAAAGTAAAATGCATATGAAATATCAAATCAATTATGATCACTGAATATTGAACCCAAAGCTACTGTTAAAAGGAGGAGTTTCCTCTGTTTCTTTCCCAGAACACTGGGGTGAAAGGTTGGGGATAATTGGCTTTAGAAATTTGAACTCATTTGTTCCAGTACTTCCCCTAAGACACACCTCATACTGGTAACTCTGGGACAGAGTGCCAGTGCCGCTGACATCCACCAGGTGGCCAGGAAAGTGGCCCTCAGGCACCGAATACACACCCAGCGGCGCCGCCCTGCGCCTCCTGCACAGCCTCACCGCCACGAACACCAgcacagagaagaggaagagagacgaCACCGACGCCAAGGCGATGACCAAGTAGACAGTGAGCGAGTCCCCCTGCGCGCGCTCGGTCGCCACTTCCGGGAGCGGCAGGTAGGGCTGGGAGAAGCCATCCACCAGCAGCACGTGCAGCGTGACGCTGGCAGACAGCGGAGGCTCGCCATTGTCCTTGACCAGCACCACCAGCCTGTGCCTGGCCGCGTCGCGCTCGCTCAGCAGCCTGGCGGTGCGCACCTCGCCATTGTGCGCCCACACGCCAAACAGCCCTGGCTCCGTGGCCTTGAGCAGCTGGTATGACAGCCAGGCGTTCTGGCCTGAGTCTCCATCCACCGCCACCACCTTGGTGACCAGGTAGCCCTGCTCTGCCGCCCTGGGTACCAGCTCTGTGCAGGGCGCAGAGGCGTTCTGCATTGGGTACAGCACGAAGGGCGAGTTGTCATTGTCGTCCAGCACCACCACGCGCACCAGCGCCTGGCTGCTGAGCGCGGGCGAGCCTTGGTCTGTGGCGCCCACGTGGAACTCGAAGGCCTGCACGGTCTCGAAGTCCAGCGCCCTCAGCGCGAACAGCTGCCCATTGTCTGCGTTGATGGAGACTAGAGAGGTGAGGGGCAGGTGCGGGTCCTGGTTTGGCAGCAGCGAGTAGGTGATCTGGGCGTTGGTGCCTGAGTCTCTGTCTGTGGCGCTGACACTGCCTATGTGCATGGCTGGCTGGTTGTTCTCACGGACCAACAGGGTGTAGGACACTTGTGTGAAGGCAGGGGCGTTGTCATTGACGTCGGAGACGAGGATTATTATGCTGTGCTCGGTTTTCAGCCTGGGTGTCCCAAAATCAGTGACCGTGATGGTGATATTATACTGGGCTCTGCTTTCCCTGTCTAGAGTTTTCTCGGTTTCTAGGGTGTAGTAATTCTCAAATGAAGATTTCAGTAGGAATGGGAGGTCTTCTGGAATAGAACAAATCGTTCTTCCATTTTCTCCAGAGTCTCTATCTCGGATACTGAAAACCATGACTGCAGTCTCAGGGGAATTTTCTGGGATTGGACTGGTAATTGATGACACAGCAATTTCAGGAACATTGTCATTCACATCCATTACTTGTATTCTGACTGTAGACTTTCCAAAAAGTCCTCCCCCATCTGTGGCTTGAATGATTACTGAGTATGATTCAATTGTTTCAAAATCCAAAGATGCTGTTAAACTAATTTCTCCAGACTTTCGGTTAATTTTAAATGTCTTTTGAATATCTTCTGAGGCATGAGAAAAGGTATATGATATTTCCCCATTTATTCCGGAATCTAAATCCCAAGCCGTGACAGTGATAACCAGTGAACCAAGGATGCTATTCTCTGGAATCTTCACCTCATAAAATGGTTGCTGAAACTCAGGGCAGTTGtcattaatgtctacaaccaccacCCGAACTAAGGCAGTCCCAGACCTGGGTGGGGACCCACCATCCAGAGCAGTGAGAATCAAACTGAGTTCCTGCTGCTCTTCATAATCCAGCGCCTTGTCCAGAACCAACTCTGGGTACTTCCTGTTGTCTGGATTAACTCTCATTTTAATGTGGAAATGAGAGTTGGGGCTTATTGTGTAGCTTTGTACAGTATTCATTCCTACATCTAAATCATTTGCACTTTCTAGTAAGAACACAGCACCAACAGGACTATTCTCTGGGATTTCTAGGAGCATTTCTTTTTCCAAGAAGATTGGAGAGTGGTCATTTACATCTCT is a genomic window of Callospermophilus lateralis isolate mCalLat2 chromosome 5, mCalLat2.hap1, whole genome shotgun sequence containing:
- the LOC143399809 gene encoding protocadherin beta-14-like isoform X2, with product MIQTKNKRRKRQVLVFFVLLGLSWADTESTRYFVAEETEIGSFVTNLARDLGLEVEEMSSREARVVSDDNEKHLYLDLRTGDLLLNKKLDREELCGSTEPCVLHFQVVLENPLQFFRAELHVRDINDHSPTFLDKEILIKISESATIGSTFLIESAQDLDVGSNSLQNYTISPNSHFYIKIQDNEDGKIYPELVLDRALDHEEAPELTLTLTALDGGSPPRSGTTLVLIKVLDINDNAPEFVQSLYEVQVQEDTPIGSWIITISAKDLDTGNYGKIWYTFFHASEDIRKTFEINSISGEVNLRSHLDFEIIQSYSINIQATDGGGLSEKCTLLVKVLDINDNPPEITISSITNTIPENASETLVALFSVRDQDSGENGRILCSIQDDLPFILKPTFKNFFTLVSEKALDRESRAKYNITITVTDLGTPRLKTEYSITILISDVNDNAPAFTQVSYTLMVRENNQPALQIGSVSATDRDSGTNAQITYSLLPNQDTHLPLASLISINADNGQLFALRALDFEALQAFQFHVGATDQGSPALSSQALVRVVVLDDNDNSPFVLYPMQNASAPCTELVPRAAEQGYLVTKVVAVDGDSGQNAWLSYQLLKATEPGLFGVWAHNGEVRTARLLSERDAARHRLVVLVKDNGEPPLSASVTLHVLLVDGFSQPYLSLPEVAPERAQGDSLTVYLVIALASVSSLFLFSVLVFVAVRLCRRHRAAPLGVYSVPEGHFPGHLVDVSGTGTLSQSYQYEVCLMRGNGISEFSFLKPNIPNPEVHDIGRNVGEKENFANSFGFNGQ
- the LOC143399811 gene encoding protocadherin beta-12-like produces the protein MENRGEDTLQTRQVLLLFVLLGISEAHSEPGSFSVAEEMQSGSFVGNLAKDLGLEVGELSSRGAQVVSNDNKQSLQLDINTGDLLLSQMLDREELCSSTEPCVLHFQVLMKNPLQFLRIELQVRDVNDHSPIFLEKEMLLEIPENSPVGAVFLLESANDLDVGMNTVQSYTISPNSHFHIKMRVNPDNRKYPELVLDKALDYEEQQELSLILTALDGGSPPRSGTALVRVVVVDINDNCPEFQQPFYEVKIPENSILGSLVITVTAWDLDSGINGEISYTFSHASEDIQKTFKINRKSGEISLTASLDFETIESYSVIIQATDGGGLFGKSTVRIQVMDVNDNVPEIAVSSITSPIPENSPETAVMVFSIRDRDSGENGRTICSIPEDLPFLLKSSFENYYTLETEKTLDRESRAQYNITITVTDFGTPRLKTEHSIIILVSDVNDNAPAFTQVSYTLLVRENNQPAMHIGSVSATDRDSGTNAQITYSLLPNQDPHLPLTSLVSINADNGQLFALRALDFETVQAFEFHVGATDQGSPALSSQALVRVVVLDDNDNSPFVLYPMQNASAPCTELVPRAAEQGYLVTKVVAVDGDSGQNAWLSYQLLKATEPGLFGVWAHNGEVRTARLLSERDAARHRLVVLVKDNGEPPLSASVTLHVLLVDGFSQPYLPLPEVATERAQGDSLTVYLVIALASVSSLFLFSVLVFVAVRLCRRRRAAPLGVYSVPEGHFPGHLVDVSGTGTLSQSYQYEVCLRGSTGTNEFKFLKPIIPNLSPQCSGKETEETPPFNSSFGFNIQ
- the LOC143399809 gene encoding protocadherin beta-14-like isoform X1; translated protein: MGIRGACTLRKRQVLVFFVLLGLSWADTESTRYFVAEETEIGSFVTNLARDLGLEVEEMSSREARVVSDDNEKHLYLDLRTGDLLLNKKLDREELCGSTEPCVLHFQVVLENPLQFFRAELHVRDINDHSPTFLDKEILIKISESATIGSTFLIESAQDLDVGSNSLQNYTISPNSHFYIKIQDNEDGKIYPELVLDRALDHEEAPELTLTLTALDGGSPPRSGTTLVLIKVLDINDNAPEFVQSLYEVQVQEDTPIGSWIITISAKDLDTGNYGKIWYTFFHASEDIRKTFEINSISGEVNLRSHLDFEIIQSYSINIQATDGGGLSEKCTLLVKVLDINDNPPEITISSITNTIPENASETLVALFSVRDQDSGENGRILCSIQDDLPFILKPTFKNFFTLVSEKALDRESRAKYNITITVTDLGTPRLKTEYSITILISDVNDNAPAFTQVSYTLMVRENNQPALQIGSVSATDRDSGTNAQITYSLLPNQDTHLPLASLISINADNGQLFALRALDFEALQAFQFHVGATDQGSPALSSQALVRVVVLDDNDNSPFVLYPMQNASAPCTELVPRAAEQGYLVTKVVAVDGDSGQNAWLSYQLLKATEPGLFGVWAHNGEVRTARLLSERDAARHRLVVLVKDNGEPPLSASVTLHVLLVDGFSQPYLSLPEVAPERAQGDSLTVYLVIALASVSSLFLFSVLVFVAVRLCRRHRAAPLGVYSVPEGHFPGHLVDVSGTGTLSQSYQYEVCLMRGNGISEFSFLKPNIPNPEVHDIGRNVGEKENFANSFGFNGQ